In bacterium, the following are encoded in one genomic region:
- a CDS encoding ComF family protein, translated as MFEIIRKFYRSYISLIYPLKCVVCNLLFSAEESNNEYICSGCFKKIKFVITSICEKCGRLSNSAICSECNKNSKIFFDKAFHVAIYDGVFKELLCLFKYSKNDYLDRFLAGFFTEIISQKPFLKESDFIVPVPLHWYEKLKRGYNQTELLACEVSKKTGIPVLFNKLIKHKKIFSQTALLGRERFKNVKGAFKVKNPGILENKKILLIDDVFTTGATANECAKELRKAKVKQINIITLACSGEI; from the coding sequence GTGTTTGAAATTATTCGCAAGTTTTACAGGTCTTATATCAGTCTTATTTATCCGCTGAAGTGCGTTGTTTGTAATTTGCTTTTTTCTGCGGAAGAATCAAACAACGAATATATTTGCTCGGGTTGCTTTAAAAAAATAAAGTTTGTCATTACTTCTATATGCGAAAAATGTGGCAGGCTGTCCAATTCGGCTATTTGTTCCGAGTGTAATAAAAACTCTAAGATTTTTTTTGACAAGGCTTTTCACGTTGCCATATATGACGGAGTATTCAAAGAACTTCTTTGTCTTTTTAAATACAGCAAAAATGATTATTTAGATAGATTTTTGGCGGGATTTTTTACGGAAATAATTTCTCAAAAACCGTTTTTAAAAGAATCTGATTTTATTGTTCCGGTTCCTTTGCATTGGTATGAGAAATTAAAAAGAGGTTATAATCAGACTGAACTTTTGGCTTGTGAAGTGAGTAAAAAAACAGGCATACCTGTTTTATTCAACAAATTGATAAAACACAAAAAGATTTTTTCTCAAACAGCGCTTTTGGGCAGGGAGAGATTTAAAAATGTAAAAGGAGCTTTTAAGGTTAAGAATCCTGGGATTTTAGAGAATAAGAAAATCCTTCTCATAGATGATGTTTTTACGACTGGCGCAACCGCAAACGAGTGCGCAAAAGAGCTTCGGAAAGCCAAAGTAAAACAAATAAACATAATAACGCTTGCCTGTAGTGGCGAGATTTGA